A stretch of Macadamia integrifolia cultivar HAES 741 chromosome 7, SCU_Mint_v3, whole genome shotgun sequence DNA encodes these proteins:
- the LOC122083948 gene encoding probable sodium/metabolite cotransporter BASS2, chloroplastic, protein MALSVHLRPHISFSETHPNPSILTPGKLTISVPTKLWKFSPIKSVHGKHELPSAVSEKPRWVKVLDTAASLYPLYVTVGGIVACVKPNAFSWLVKRAPASYTISLGFIMLAMGLTLELRDFYSLFMQRPFSILCGCVAQYTIMPSLGVIISKSLGLPPSISVGLILLACCPGGTASNVVTLIAQGDVPLSIVMTVCSTLGAVVLTPLLTKILAGTYVPVDAIKLSLSTLQVVVAPILLGSYMQSSFPAFVNIFTPFAPLLAVLASSLLACSVFSENVVHLKSAVLNASWSSDLSPLLHLKELLSGELGVVILSVLLLHFGGFFVGYISAATCGFRESQRRAISIEVGMQNSSLGVVLATSHFTSPMVALPAAMSAVIMNVMGSSLGLIWKCIEPSDSKTAPKGD, encoded by the exons ATGGCTCTCTCGGTCCACCTTCGACCTCACATTTCCTTCTCAGAAACCCACCCAAACCCTTCAATTCTCACACCCGGGAAGCTCACGATCTCTGTTCCTACAAAGCTCTGGAAGTTCTCCCCTATTAAATCTGTTCATGGAAAACATGAACTTCCCTCTGCTGTCTCTGAGAAGCCAAGATGGGTTAAGGTGCTTGATACAGCAGCAAGCCTGTATCCACTCTATGTGACCGTTGGAGGAATCGTTGCTTGTGTAAAGCCAAATGCTTTCTCATGGCTTGTGAAGAGAGCCCCTGCGTCATACACCATCTCTCTTGGGTTCATTATGCTGGCAATGGGTCTCACCCTGGAGCTCAGGGACTTCTACAGTTTGTTCATGCAAAGGCCCTTTTCG ATACTGTGCGGATGTGTTGCTCAGTACACAATTATGCCATCATTGGGAGTGATTATAAGTAAATCCCTTGGGCTTCCTCCTTCTATTTCAGTTGGTTTGATTTTGCTTGCTTGTTGCCCTGGAGGTACCGCATCTAATGTG GTAACTTTAATTGCTCAAGGGGATGTGCCACTGTCCATTGTAATGACGGTATGTTCCACTCTTGGAGCAGTAGTTCTCACTCCTCTCTTGACCAAGATTCTAGCAGGGACTTATGTTCCTGTTGATGCCATCAAGCTATCCCTCAGCACCCTGCAG GTTGTTGTTGCTCCGATTCTGCTGGGTTCTTATATGCAGAGCTCATTTCCAGCTTTTGTAAACATTTTTACACCTTTTGCACCCCTCCTTGCTGTTTTAGCTTCATCGTTACTTGCTTGCAG TGTATTTTCAGAAAATGTTGTTCACCTCAAATCAGCAGTACTGAATGCATCTTGGTCCTCTGATCTGTCACCACTGCTTCACCTCAAAGAATTATTATCTGGAGAGTTGGGGGTTGTAATATTGTCTGTGCTGCTATTGCATTTTGGAGGTTTCTTTGTGGG GTATATTTCAGCAGCTACCTGTGGGTTTAGAGAATCACAACGACGGGCAATTTCAATTGAG GTTGGCATGCAAAATTCATCATTGGGTGTTGTCCTTGCCACCTCTCATTTCACCTCTCCAATGGTTGCCTTGCCCGCTGCCATGTCAGCCGTGATAATGAACGTGATGGGTAGCAGTCTGGGATTAATTTGGAAATGTATCGAACCTTCTGACTCCAAAACGGCACCTAAAGGTGATTAG